The Terriglobales bacterium sequence TCCTTCTTCACCCTGGTGGATGCCGGGTCGGTGCAGGACCCGAAGGGCCAGACCGGGCTCGCCCACATGTTCGAGCACATGGCCTTCAAGGGGACCGACAAGATCGGCACCACCGACTATGCGGCGGAGAAGGCAGCGCTCGACAAGGTGGAGGCGGCCTACGCGGCGTACCGGGCCGAGTCGCTGAAAGAGGTCGGGCGCGACGCCAAGAAGATGGAGGAGCTGGAGAAAGCGTGGAAGGCCGCCATCGCCGAAGCCAACAAGTACGTGATCTCCGAGGAGTTCTCCAACGTCATCGAGAGCCAGGGTGGAGTGGGCATGAACGCCTCCACCAACATGGACCAGACGGAGTACTTCTACTCGTTCCCGGCGAACCGCACCGAGCTGTGGGCATACATGGAATCGGAGCGGATGCGCAACCCGGTGATGCGCGAGTTCTACAAGGAGCGCGACGTGGTGATCGAGGAGCGGCGGATGCGGACCGACAGCAATCCTATCGGCCGCCTGTTGGAGCAGTTCCTGGCCGGGGCTTACACGGCGCATCCCTACCACCGGCCGACCATCGGCTGGATGTCGGACCTGCATAACTTCTCCGCCACCGATGCGATGCACTTCTATCACACCTACTACATTCCTTCGAACATGACGGTGGCGGTGGTGGGCGATGTGAACCCGGAGCAATTGCTGCCGCTGATCGAGAAGTACTTCGGGCGGCTCCCCGCCGGCCCGGCGCCGGAGCCGGTGCGCACGCAGGAGCCGGCGCAGAACGCGGAACGGCAGGTGACCATGCGGGAGATGACGCAGCCGCTGTACCTGGAGGGGTACCACCGTCCGGATTACCGCGACCCCGATGACGTGGTGTACGACGCCATCACCGACCTGATGTCGAACGGCCGCACTTCGCGCCTGTACCGCGCCCTGGTGCGCGACAAGAAGGTCGCCGCCGATGCCGAGGGCTTCAG is a genomic window containing:
- a CDS encoding pitrilysin family protein yields the protein MKCLRRGLVLACLFLFLFPAFAQDVASFEKRVTVKKLSNGLTVVICRRTEAPVFSFFTLVDAGSVQDPKGQTGLAHMFEHMAFKGTDKIGTTDYAAEKAALDKVEAAYAAYRAESLKEVGRDAKKMEELEKAWKAAIAEANKYVISEEFSNVIESQGGVGMNASTNMDQTEYFYSFPANRTELWAYMESERMRNPVMREFYKERDVVIEERRMRTDSNPIGRLLEQFLAGAYTAHPYHRPTIGWMSDLHNFSATDAMHFYHTYYIPSNMTVAVVGDVNPEQLLPLIEKYFGRLPAGPAPEPVRTQEPAQNAERQVTMREMTQPLYLEGYHRPDYRDPDDVVYDAITDLMSNGRTSRLYRALVRDKKVAADAEGFSGFPGIKYPSLFAFYAIPTPGHTTTELRDAIHQEIERIKTQDISDDELKMIKTRAKASLIRNLGDNEGLADALAAYQARFGDWRELFRQVDKIDKVTKADIRRVANKIFIAENRTVGVLDTRKPAGKGGQQ